CGAACCTCCAAGCTTGATCCTTCTGAATTTCTCAATACGCTTGGAGGATCTGAATCACCTGGAAGAACCTGGATGCTTATTTTCACTGCTAAGGTTGGTAATTAACTAATTTCCCTTTCTTGGTGGGTTATGGATTTTGGACTTCTAGGGTTACTTTTCTTATTGGGTACTCAGATTTTTCAGGTGAGGTTTTTGAAGGATCGTTTGAAGAGTGATACCTATTTCCCTATTACTGCTGTTCAACGATTTGATGCAGCGGTAAGCAATTTTTTCCTCAAATCCTTTCCTCACATACTTAAGTGTACTAAAGGTTCTCACAGTTTGTCAATTTGATTTGCAGGGAAAAAGGATTGAGAATGGAGTATTCTTTGGGCCTCTTGGATACTTAACATTTGAAGGGAGATTTTCATGTAAGAAGAGAATATTGGCTTTTATTTTTGAGTGTGTCAGAATAAAGGTTGGGCCATTTGGTCCACTTCAGATAAGCCTGGGGCAAAAAGATGAGAGGGAGCCAAGCACCAAAAAAGACCCCTTGTTCATCTGGTTTTACATAGATGGGGAAATTGCTGTGGCTCAAGGAAGAGGTAGTGGAACAGCTTTCTGGAGCCGCTGTCGCCGTGTGACATGATTATGTGGACCTCCCTTTCTCttatttccctttctttttataaagaTATGACTAATGTCCACGTTGTAATCTGTATATTTATGCATACCAGTTATCATATTCAGATTCAAACACAGTATAGACAGAATGGAGTGAATTAAAGACTAAAAATCTGATGTTTTGGAGCTTTTGATTTCTTGGATGAAtggaaaattaattaagaaaaaagagCAAACATAGGCAAGATGGGacgtttggggggggggggggttgtgaaGGCTTGTACGGTTAATGTgagcaggaggaagaagaagaagaagtgacggtgatggggtgggagttttttacaattatcaccccCAAAAGGATATTTTGGTTCTAAAAAATTCTTGACAACAGCACACGCTCACAACTAACTCCCTCTGTTACGGTTCTGTAATGGtgggggccagttagttattaatatacaacaggggagggtaacagttgtttcaaagtttttaagggGTAATAATAActatgaaagattttgggatggtaattataaaaaaccctctattttttaatattttaattttggttggtACCACTTGTCTCACGTACTAATTTACCGAAGATTTGACTATAAATTTAAAGGTCCATTTGGGAATACTAACTTAAGAACTACCTTCAAAGAATCTTAATTTATGAGAGTGGAggtgttcctacttattaattaatacaaaaaaagaggtaatatagactagttatgagatttgaaaaaaaaaatgaagcttatctcatgtgattgaaattattatcttattataattataatattattaaatatatgtagcatgtgtttaggaaaattttttttttcaatttggactgcttggaaccgtttaggaaccgaaaccggcccacccattagttaatggtcatagatctcaagtttggaaccggttagcttattggtccggttttGATCCTGACCCCTTACGATTGGAACCGTTAAGGAATCGAACTGATAGCCCAGAGTCAGACCAACCTAACGAATTTACATCCTGATTGAAATAGGTCATCAAATTTGATAGGTGGTTTATAAGAGGGCCCAGTGTAgagctgtaaatggataattgaaaattcagattcaattctttttttttttttttttggtaaacaaatctAGATTCAATTCAAATTTATATTTGTTTATTCGAAAAATCGGATACGAATTTGGATAGTTTTTTATATTTGATGTATAATCAATATGGATATTGATGTATCCATTTTCATACTATCACCTCCgattataatttttattatctATAATTATTTAGCGAATAGTTTTCATGCACAACCACATAAGGAGGAGAGATTACGAAGCATCAAATAGGGGGCATACGATCATTTCGACCCCCTCTCATGAAAGAGGGGTACAACCGTGCATGGAACTTTTGCCCAATTATTTAAGAACTTAagctttatatttttattggtagAACTTAAGCTTTATATGTATTATAtattgtatgtttatttatatttcatCAAGTATAAATTGTGCgttaattttatattatttttataaataagagATCTCGCTCGATCGTGTAGCCCTTGCCCAAGCATGGAGACCAATGAGAGTACACACAAGGGTATTATGATCGATCAGATTTGTTATTTAATGAGGGCATGAGTGTTTGGCCGGAGGAGCCATGCAACCAAGCAAcgtttatttctttatttttattttttaattaaaataaaaataaaaataaaaataggtcAATTTCTCGAATTTAGCTAGTCTCCAAGGAGGCGTGTGCCTAGGGTGCTACCAAGAGGCATCCAATGATTGAGaaatgccgcacacatctcgacaCATGCCTAAgaatgtgtgcggcacagcccaacggctggcccTGGACGTTCCCTattccctggagacgatcctgatacCAGTTTCTCAGCTGCTTCAAAGGAAgtcttttttaattatttatttatttttggtaaggtATATATTATTCCTCTACATAAAAAAGTCAAAGGCGAGAATTAAAATTCCGGCCTGGTGGGCTCGTCGGGTTTCTAAAATCTGACCAATTTGACGCAACACGGTTCTTTCCTGCGTTTATTCGTTACGGATCACGAGTCTTTCagattaattaattattcaAAAATTCAGACTTTCAGATGACCAAAGACCAACGGCGACACCAACCCGGGCAACCACCATTGAATAGGCTTCGTGCGCATATTCTGAGTTCTTACGGTGTTCATGATCGCCTCATCGCTTCCGTTCTCAATAGTTTCTCTTCTGCTAAATTAATTACTGTATATGTCTTGAATTTCGTTATCGTTGGCGGTTAGAATAGTCAGGCATGGCAGTCTCGGCTGCATCTCTCATCAATGGCGAGAGAGCAGTCGTCCTTCTCTTCATCTCTTGCCTTCTCTGCTatactcctctctctctctttttccaaGGCTTTGCCCTTTCTCTCCTTGCTTTCGCCGGTTTTTTTGTCGAGATCTCCGCCGAGAATTCTACCTCCGTCAGCCGCTTCAGAACCCGGTAAAGTTCCTTTCTCTcgtctcccttttttttttaaagtttgatCTCCTTTATGTTTTTCACCGGAAAGTTTTCATGCTATGCCCCCATGGAAGTTATgaaatcgttttttttttttgaatttattttgcTTTCGATTTGCTAGATCCTTGGTACCTTTGAGCGGAAAATAGGGTTTTCTTTCGGTAAATAGAATTTTTGAGGGAATTTTTTGCTATGTATGGTGCTTATCTTCTGTATTCTTTTGAATTTTGCGAATTCTCATGAAATTGTGGGGCAATTTTGgttgttttgattttaaaaaggGATTTAGTCTACTATTACTAATATCATTGTGTGTTGAtctttctggatttttttttttggtaaactgtTGATCTTTCTGGATTGTCTCTGTATTCTGATATATACCATAGAGTTGTAATGCTTGAGGACAACCAAAGTGACAAGTTGCATTTTCTTTTATCATGCTTTCAGGCCGGGCGCTTCATCAGGAATACTGCTGGGAGCGGTTACACTCCCTGCCGTCATGCATTCACGATTGATACAGCTCTCTAGAGCATTCTCTGCACATGATATTAAAATTGAAGGTAGAGGCAAATGGAAAGTTTTAAGCACCGAAGTAGGCAGATCTTTGACAGTTTGATAATAATATCACTGGAATGCTTTGGACTTGACTTTTCTCGTCATTTTTAATGCCAAGTGCATGTTTGGTCGCAACAGTGACTCTGTACAAAAGATAGTGATG
The nucleotide sequence above comes from Telopea speciosissima isolate NSW1024214 ecotype Mountain lineage chromosome 3, Tspe_v1, whole genome shotgun sequence. Encoded proteins:
- the LOC122655118 gene encoding uncharacterized protein LOC122655118 — encoded protein: MTRVVKARLDPSEFLNTLGGSESPGRTWMLIFTAKDRLKSDTYFPITAVQRFDAAGKRIENGVFFGPLGYLTFEGRFSCKKRILAFIFECVRIKVGPFGPLQISLGQKDEREPSTKKDPLFIWFYIDGEIAVAQGRGSGTAFWSRCRRVT